One genomic segment of Cardinium endosymbiont of Philonthus spinipes includes these proteins:
- the uvrA gene encoding excinuclease ABC subunit UvrA, with the protein MHNLKNINVAIPRNQLVVVTGLSGSGKSSLILDTLFVEAQRMYIESVSAYARQFLGKMEKPAVDSIQGLSPAIAIQQNVANKNPRSTVGTLTELCDYLHLLYARIGTTYSPISGQQVTKHSVSDVVDYIQQQADGTKTLILYPITVADQEALRQKLKVEQGKGFTRVMQGGVLFYIEELLAGKAVLSLDQPIYGLVDRIIVKKEDRDNQYRIADSVQVAFFEGMGHAVVELVGLGQQSFSDRFELDGMQFALPTVSFFSFNTPHGACKACSGLGKLIGIDPHKVVPNPALSIIEGAIAPWNGPTMSRWLAPLLAAHKTFHFPIDVPYSSLTPDQQKLLWQGSGDFIGIDRFFDFCASQTDKIQYRVLLSRYRGKTPCPACRGSRVRSDAHYIKIDHHSIIDLLLMPIQDLIPFFDQLSLTARQAAIAQRILVEIKNRLRYLVQVGLGYLTLSRPVTTLSGGEHQRIKLATALGSPLFGTIYILDEPTIGLHPRDTDRLVQLLLDLKNQGNTVIVVEHEELVMRAADLLIEIGPQAGAGGGRLVFQGTFPSLLRTTTHTAQYLNGTASVAWPNRRRSWRHSLRIKEASLHNLQQVSVTIPLNVLTVVTGVSGSGKSTLIKEVFYPALVQQLTKPSAVLGLPVAAATLLEGDLSCICAVELVHQNPLGKSSRSNPATYLAIYDPIRELFAQTDLARSRHYQTGHFSFNSEKGQCPICRGEGQCKIEMQFMADIYLPCEGCKGSRFKAEIADVTYSGKNIAQVLSMTVDEALVFFRGHPVILHKLKVLQQVGLGYIQLGQSSSSLSGGEGQRLKLAYYLEKELADQSILFIFDEPTTGLHMHDVAQLLKAMHALIHQGHTVVVIEHNTDVMKSADWLIDMGPDGGKQGGKVVFTGTPEALIQEDGNHTAHYLKQKM; encoded by the coding sequence ATGCACAACCTTAAAAACATCAATGTAGCCATTCCACGCAATCAGCTGGTAGTAGTGACTGGGTTATCTGGTTCTGGAAAGTCTTCTTTGATTTTAGATACCCTTTTTGTAGAAGCCCAGCGTATGTATATAGAGAGTGTCAGCGCCTATGCGCGGCAGTTTCTAGGTAAAATGGAAAAGCCCGCGGTCGATTCTATTCAAGGCCTTTCTCCAGCTATTGCCATTCAGCAAAATGTTGCCAACAAAAATCCCCGCTCTACGGTAGGTACGCTCACAGAGCTTTGTGACTATCTCCATCTGCTCTATGCCCGCATCGGTACCACCTATTCTCCGATCAGTGGGCAACAAGTAACAAAACATAGCGTTTCTGATGTAGTGGATTACATTCAACAACAGGCGGATGGCACTAAGACATTGATCCTTTATCCCATAACAGTAGCCGATCAAGAGGCTTTAAGACAGAAGTTAAAAGTTGAGCAGGGCAAAGGGTTTACCAGAGTCATGCAGGGCGGCGTTCTCTTTTATATCGAGGAGCTATTAGCCGGCAAAGCAGTGTTGTCCTTAGACCAGCCTATTTATGGATTGGTAGACCGCATTATAGTAAAAAAAGAAGACCGGGACAACCAATATAGAATAGCCGATTCTGTTCAAGTAGCCTTTTTTGAAGGGATGGGCCATGCTGTTGTAGAGCTGGTTGGGTTAGGCCAGCAGTCTTTTTCAGATCGATTTGAGCTAGATGGCATGCAGTTTGCCTTGCCTACCGTTTCTTTTTTTAGTTTTAATACCCCCCATGGTGCTTGTAAAGCCTGTTCAGGGTTAGGCAAGCTGATTGGCATAGATCCCCATAAAGTAGTACCCAATCCAGCACTTTCTATAATAGAAGGCGCTATAGCCCCTTGGAATGGACCTACTATGTCTAGGTGGTTGGCCCCTCTTTTGGCTGCACATAAAACCTTTCATTTCCCCATTGATGTCCCCTATAGTAGCTTGACTCCCGACCAGCAAAAACTTTTATGGCAGGGCAGTGGCGATTTTATAGGCATTGATCGATTTTTTGATTTTTGCGCCAGTCAAACTGATAAAATACAATATCGGGTTTTGCTATCCCGTTACCGGGGTAAAACCCCATGTCCTGCTTGTCGGGGCAGCCGTGTGCGTTCAGATGCCCATTATATTAAAATAGACCACCATTCTATCATTGACCTATTGTTGATGCCCATTCAGGATCTCATTCCTTTTTTTGATCAATTATCCCTTACAGCCCGGCAGGCAGCTATTGCCCAAAGAATTCTAGTAGAAATTAAAAACAGGCTTCGTTACCTGGTCCAGGTAGGATTGGGCTATTTAACCCTTAGTAGGCCTGTTACCACCTTATCTGGCGGTGAGCATCAACGGATTAAATTGGCCACTGCCTTAGGGAGCCCCCTTTTTGGCACCATTTATATTTTGGATGAACCTACCATTGGGCTCCATCCCCGTGATACCGATCGATTGGTGCAGCTCCTCTTAGATTTAAAAAACCAGGGCAATACCGTTATTGTTGTAGAGCATGAAGAATTGGTCATGCGTGCTGCTGATTTACTTATTGAGATAGGGCCCCAAGCAGGTGCTGGTGGTGGTAGATTGGTCTTTCAGGGAACCTTTCCATCATTGTTGCGAACTACTACCCATACAGCACAATATCTTAATGGCACCGCTTCCGTTGCATGGCCCAACCGCAGACGTTCTTGGCGCCATAGTTTGCGTATTAAAGAAGCTAGCCTCCACAACCTCCAGCAAGTTTCCGTTACCATTCCGCTCAATGTATTAACTGTTGTCACAGGAGTCAGCGGATCCGGCAAGTCCACTTTAATCAAAGAAGTCTTTTATCCCGCCTTGGTGCAACAGTTGACCAAGCCCTCAGCCGTTTTAGGGTTACCCGTTGCTGCCGCTACGCTGCTCGAGGGTGACCTCAGTTGTATTTGCGCCGTAGAGCTGGTCCATCAAAACCCGTTAGGAAAATCTTCCCGTTCCAATCCAGCCACCTATTTAGCCATTTATGATCCTATTCGAGAGCTTTTTGCCCAAACCGATCTAGCCCGTTCCCGCCATTACCAGACCGGTCACTTTTCTTTTAACTCAGAAAAAGGCCAATGTCCCATTTGTCGCGGTGAGGGTCAGTGCAAGATAGAAATGCAGTTTATGGCAGATATTTATCTGCCCTGTGAAGGCTGCAAGGGAAGCCGCTTTAAGGCAGAGATAGCCGATGTCACCTATTCTGGCAAGAACATAGCCCAAGTACTCAGCATGACTGTAGACGAGGCGTTGGTATTTTTTCGCGGCCATCCTGTTATTTTACATAAGTTAAAGGTATTGCAACAAGTAGGATTGGGCTATATACAATTGGGTCAATCTTCCAGTTCATTAAGTGGCGGAGAGGGGCAGCGGCTTAAGTTGGCCTATTATTTAGAAAAAGAGCTGGCAGATCAATCCATATTGTTTATATTTGATGAGCCCACTACTGGGCTCCATATGCATGACGTAGCGCAGTTGTTAAAGGCGATGCATGCTTTAATCCATCAAGGCCATACCGTAGTCGTTATTGAACACAATACCGATGTAATGAAAAGTGCAGATTGGCTTATTGATATGGGCCCTGATGGGGGCAAGCAAGGCGGTAAAGTCGTATTTACCGGCACGCCAGAGGCATTGATCCAAGAAGATGGGAACCATACCGCCCATTATTTAAAACAAAAAATGTAA
- a CDS encoding Fic family protein: MRTIGIYQSLGGLDYFMPHPLPPKDPPLTFDAAIMVLYGEASFALGQLNEMSQRLPDINRFIKAYVIKEALLSSAIEGIHTTFIDVLTHSLNPSQPDKNVQLVLNYTKALDKALTMLTKEGFPLATRVILAAHRLLLSNGEGDKAAPGCYRKQAVQVGSLIPPIASEVPNLMAALEAYIHEVDGIPALIKAGLVHVQFEMIHPFLDGNGRIGRLLIVLMLMDQDLLHLPILYPSYYFKKYHLDYYQKLDRVRTAGDFEGWMVFYLKAIRDSARDGYTRAKAIEQLEISLQKTIQQDARFVKIRETAATVLNFLFIQPITTIVEMSQATDKAYNTISNIFKPFVALGILVEETVYKRNKIYRFQPYLTLLEKEYV, encoded by the coding sequence ATGCGCACAATAGGTATATATCAGTCATTGGGCGGCCTAGATTATTTTATGCCCCATCCATTGCCACCTAAAGATCCGCCCCTAACATTTGATGCAGCTATCATGGTGTTATATGGGGAGGCTAGTTTTGCCTTAGGGCAACTCAATGAAATGAGTCAGCGTTTGCCCGATATCAATCGATTTATAAAAGCTTATGTCATCAAGGAGGCACTCTTGTCTTCTGCTATTGAGGGGATTCATACTACATTTATAGATGTCTTAACCCATTCTTTAAATCCATCACAGCCAGACAAGAATGTTCAACTTGTGCTGAACTATACCAAAGCTTTGGATAAGGCATTAACGATGTTAACCAAGGAAGGGTTCCCGTTGGCTACTCGGGTTATTTTGGCTGCACATAGGCTGCTGCTCTCCAACGGAGAGGGAGATAAAGCTGCTCCAGGTTGCTACCGTAAGCAAGCAGTACAGGTTGGCAGTCTGATTCCACCAATTGCCTCAGAAGTGCCCAATCTTATGGCTGCGTTAGAAGCGTATATCCATGAAGTCGATGGCATACCAGCGCTTATTAAAGCAGGGTTGGTTCATGTACAATTTGAAATGATTCACCCCTTTTTAGATGGAAATGGACGAATAGGAAGATTATTGATTGTATTGATGTTAATGGATCAAGATCTCCTACATTTACCTATTCTCTATCCTTCCTATTATTTTAAAAAATACCATTTGGACTACTACCAAAAGTTAGATCGAGTGCGAACAGCTGGTGATTTTGAAGGTTGGATGGTCTTTTATTTAAAAGCTATAAGAGATAGTGCCAGAGATGGCTATACAAGAGCCAAGGCAATAGAGCAATTGGAAATCAGCTTACAAAAGACTATTCAACAAGATGCAAGATTTGTAAAAATCAGAGAAACAGCAGCTACTGTTTTAAACTTTTTGTTTATACAACCTATTACTACGATTGTTGAAATGAGCCAAGCTACAGATAAAGCATACAACACAATCAGTAATATATTTAAGCCATTTGTCGCATTGGGTATTCTAGTGGAAGAAACCGTGTATAAAAGGAATAAAATCTATCGCTTTCAACCCTATCTTACACTTTTGGAAAAAGAATATGTCTAG
- the mscL gene encoding large conductance mechanosensitive channel protein MscL gives MSFIKEFKKFAMRGNVVDLSVGVIMGGAFGKIVTSIVEDLVMPMINPLLITERNWQSIQIGPGIKIGHFVAAVLNFLVISLIIFAMIRLIHRLKKSEAKAEVPTVTEKLLIEIRDALKK, from the coding sequence ATGAGCTTTATAAAAGAATTTAAAAAATTTGCTATGAGGGGCAATGTAGTAGATTTATCTGTAGGGGTTATTATGGGTGGTGCATTTGGTAAGATTGTTACTTCTATAGTAGAAGATTTGGTTATGCCTATGATCAATCCATTATTGATAACCGAGCGGAATTGGCAATCCATACAAATTGGTCCTGGTATTAAAATTGGCCATTTTGTTGCAGCTGTGCTCAACTTTTTAGTAATTAGCTTGATCATATTTGCCATGATACGGCTCATACATAGACTGAAAAAATCAGAGGCAAAAGCTGAAGTTCCTACCGTTACTGAAAAGCTTTTGATAGAGATAAGGGATGCACTAAAAAAATAG